Proteins co-encoded in one Seriola aureovittata isolate HTS-2021-v1 ecotype China chromosome 1, ASM2101889v1, whole genome shotgun sequence genomic window:
- the LOC130169461 gene encoding LOW QUALITY PROTEIN: cilia- and flagella-associated protein 251-like (The sequence of the model RefSeq protein was modified relative to this genomic sequence to represent the inferred CDS: substituted 1 base at 1 genomic stop codon), which produces QLTGLIFYLNFLKQEEEEEEERQGEEEEEEKQEEEEEEKEEEQEEEEEEQEEQEEEKEEEEEEKQGEEEEQEEQEEEEEEEEQEEEXEQEEQEEEEEEEEEKQEEQEEEEEEEKQEEEEEEEEEEKQEEQEEEEEQEEEEEEEEQEEEEEQEEQEEEEEEEEEEEEKQEEEEEEEEEEKQEEQEEEEEEEEEKQEEEEEEEEEEEEKQEEEEEEEEEEEEKQEEQEEEEEEEEEKQEEQEEEEEEEKQEEEEEEEKQE; this is translated from the coding sequence caactgaCTGGACTAATATTTTATCTTAACTTCctgaaacaggaggaagaggaagaagaggaaagacagggagaggaggaagaagaggaaaaacaggaagaggaggaagaagagaaagaggaagaacaggaggaagaggaggaagaacaggaagaacaggaagaggaaaaagaggaggaagaagaggaaaaacagggagaggaggaagaacaggaagaacaggaagaggaggaagaggaggaagaacaggaagaggagtaagaacaggaagaacaagaagaggaggaagaggaagaggaggaaaaacaggaagagcaggaagaagaggaagaggaagaaaaacaggaagaggaggaagaagaggaagaggaggaaaaacaggaagagcaggaagaagaggaagaacaggaagaggaggaagaggaggaagaacaggaagaggaggaagaacaggaagaacaagaagaggaggaagaggaggaagaggaagaggaggaaaaacaggaagaggaggaagaagaggaagaggaggaaaaacaggaagagcaggaagaagaggaagaggaagaggaggaaaaacaggaagaggaggaagaagaggaagaggaagaggaggaaaaacaggaagaggaggaagaagaggaagaggaagaggaggaaaaacaggaagagcaggaagaagaggaagaggaagaggaggaaaaacaggaagagcaggaagaagaggaagaggaagaaaaacaggaagaggaggaagaagaggaaaaacaggaa
- the cebpg gene encoding CCAAT/enhancer-binding protein gamma, with the protein MSRPSQPKLTTSDHNGVSVIQSQAHASSSSLSAAVAGLQQVPQLVPANSSAGGGKALPPSKMKKPPADKDSEEYRQRRERNNLAVKKSRMRSKQKAMDTQQRVNELKEENERLEAKIKLLSKELSVLKDLFLEHAHNLADNVQPPAGAEGSSPAPNNASTNGQ; encoded by the coding sequence ATGAGCAGGCCGTCGCAGCCGAAACTAACCACATCTGACCACAACGGCGTGAGCGTCATCCAGAGTCAGGCccacgcctcctcctcctctctttcgGCGGCTGTAGCCGGACTGCAGCAGGTCCCCCAACTCGTTCCCGCCAACTCTTCAGCCGGAGGCGGCAAGGCCCTCCCCCCCAGCAAGATGAAGAAGCCCCCAGCAGACAAGGACAGCGAGGAGTACCGCCAGCGCCGCGAACGCAACAACCTGGCGGTGAAGAAGAGCCGCATGCGTAGCAAGCAGAAGGCGATGGACACGCAGCAACGCGTCAACGAGCTGAAGGAGGAGAACGAGCGGCTGGAGGCCAAGATCAAGCTGCTGAGCAAAGAGCTGAGCGTGCTCAAAGACCTCTTCCTGGAGCACGCCCACAACCTGGCCGACAACGTGCAGCCGCCAGCGGGCGCCGAGGGCTCCAGCCCCGCCCCTAACAATGCCTCCACCAATGGGCAGTGA